One stretch of Camelina sativa cultivar DH55 unplaced genomic scaffold, Cs unpScaffold20712, whole genome shotgun sequence DNA includes these proteins:
- the LOC104775590 gene encoding uncharacterized protein LOC104775590, translated as MADKEEQETMTSYKLFLRVISKRRTWACLFLVVYAILLSSSWNSLNSIVNWYGDNHQTSSGLPALYASVLLGAVFGVLSMAA; from the coding sequence atgGCGGACAAGGAAGAACAAGAGACGATGACCTCGTACAAGCTGTTTCTGAGAGTTATAAGCAAGAGAAGAACATGGGCCTGTCTGTTTCTTGTGGTCTACGCGATCCTCTTGTCTTCTTCGTGGAATTCGCTGAATTCGATAGTGAATTGGTACGGTGATAACCACCAGACGTCATCTGGTTTGCCTGCGCTTTACGCCTCGGTTCTTTTAGGTGCTGTGTTCGGAGT